In a genomic window of Phyllostomus discolor isolate MPI-MPIP mPhyDis1 chromosome 5, mPhyDis1.pri.v3, whole genome shotgun sequence:
- the MIB2 gene encoding E3 ubiquitin-protein ligase MIB2 isoform X2: MDPDPQAGVQVGMRVVRGVDWKWGQQDGGEGGVGTVVELGRHGSPSTPDRTVVVQWDHGTRTNYRAGYQGAHDLLLYDNAQIGVRHPNVICDCCKKHGLRGMRWKCRVCPDYDLCTQCYLSDKHDLAHAFERYETAHSRPVTLTPRQGLPKIPLRGIFQGAKVVRGPDWEWGSQDGGEGKPGRVVDIRGWDVETGRSVASVTWADGTTNVYRVGHKGKVDLKCVGEAAGGLYYKEHLPRLGKPAELQRRVSVDGQPFQHGDKVPCPLDTDILRELQEGLGGRSPRMAEHNSFRAGDVVRVVDGLDTVKQLQAGHGEWTEDMAPALGRVGKVVKVFGDGNLRVAVGGQLWTFSPSCLVAHRPEGDCNLDVAEHTREHRSSLSAALDKLRAQKSDPERPGRLVVEVALGSRARALDLLRRHPEQVDTKNQGRTALQVAAYLGQVELVRLLLQARAGMDLPDEEGNTALHYAALGNQPEAARVLLTAGCRPNALNGARTTALHMAVQRGFLEVARVLCELGCDVNLPDAQGSTPLHCAISAGAAAGGIVELLTEAPGVNLAATNSQGFTLLHHASLKGHTLAIRRILAGARQLVDAKKEDGFTALHLAALNNHREAAQILIQEGRCDVNVRNRKLQSPLHLAVQRAHAGLVPLLVDAGCGVNTEDEHGDTALHVALQRHHLAPLVADGAGGDPGPLQILSRLQASGLPASVELTVGVAVACFLALEGADVNYTNHRGRSPLDLAAEGRVLKALQSCAQRFRERQAGGGPPPGPRLVLSIPNTVTNLHVAAPSGPEAAECLVCSELALLVLFSPCQHRTVCEECARRMKKCIRCQVVISKKLRPDGTEVASAVPAPGPPRQLVEELQSRYRQMEERITCPICIDSHIRLVFQCGHGACAPCGAALSACPICRQPIRDRIQIFV, encoded by the exons ATGGACCCAGACCCCCAGGCAGGCGTTCAGGTGGGCATGCGCGTGGTGCGCGGTGTGGACTGGAAGTGGGGCCAGCAGGACGGCGGTGAGGGCGGCGTGGGCACGGTGGTGGAGCTCGGCCGCCACGGCAGCCCCTCGACCCCCGACCGCACGGTGGTCGTGCAGTGGGACCACGGCACCCGCACCAACTACCGCGCGGGCTACCAGGGCGCGCACGACCTGCTGCTCTACGACAACGCCCAAATCG gcgtGCGGCACCCCAACGTCATCTGCGATTGCTGCAAGAAGCACGGGCTACGGGGCATGCGCTGGAAGTGCCGCGTCTGCCCCGACTACGACCTGTGCACGCAGTGCTACCTGAGCGACAAGCACGACCTCGCGCACGCCTTCGAGCGCTACGAGACGGCCCACTCGCGCCC GGTCACGCTGACTCCCCGCCAGGGCCTCCCCAAGATCCCACTGAGGGGCATCTTCCAGGGGGCGAAGGTGGTGCGGGGCCCCGACTGGGAGTGGGGCTCGCAGGACG gaggggaagggaagccagGCCGAGTGGTGGACATTCGTGGCTGGGATGTGGAGACGGGCCGGAGTGTGGCCAGCGTGACGTGGGCTGACGGCACCACCAATGTCTACCGCGTGGGTCACAAGGGCAAGGTGGACCTCAAGTGTGTGGGCGAGGCAGCCGGCGGCCTCTACTACAAGGAGCACCTCCCGAGGCTTG GCAAGCCGGCAGAGCTGCAGCGCAGGGTGAGTGTGGACGGCCAGCCCTTCCAGCACGGGGACAAGGTGCCGTGCCCGCTGGACACAGACATCCTGAGGGAGCTGCAGGAAGGCCTCGGCGGGCGGAGCCCCAGGATGGCGGAG CACAACTCCTTCCGGGCGGGCGACGTGGTGCGGGTCGTCGATGGCCTCGACACGGTGAAGCAACTGCAGGCCGGCCACGGCGAGTGGACAGAAGACATGGCGCCC GCCCTGGGCCGCGTGGGGAAGGTGGTGAAGGTCTTCGGAGACGGGAACCTGCGCGTGGCGGTCGGCGGTCAGCTGTGGACCTTCAGCCCCTCCTGCCTGGTGGCCCACCGGCCCGAGGGGGACTGCAACCTGGACGTGGCCGAGCACACCCGGGAGCACAGAA GCTCCCTGAGCGCCGCCCTGGACAAGCTGCGTGCCCAGAAGAGCGACCCGGAGCGCCCGGGGAGGCTGGTGgtggaggtggccctgggcagccggGCCCGGGCCCTGGACCTGCTTCGGAGGCACCCTGAGCAG GTGGACACCAAGAACCAGGGCAGGACCGCCCTGCAGGTGGCTGCCTACCTGGGCCAGGTGGAGCTGGTGCGTCTGCTGCTGCAGGCCCGGGCGGGCATGGACCTGCCGGACGAGGAGGGCAACACGGCCCTGCACTATGCGGCGCTGGG GAACCAGCCCGAGGCCGCCCGCGTGCTCCTGACCGCGGGGTGCCGCCCCAACGCCCTCAACGGCGCCCGGACCACCGCGCTGCACATGGCCGTGCAgaggggcttcctggaggtggcGAGGGTCCTCTGCGAGCTGGGCTGCGACGTGAACCTGCCC GACGCCCAAGGGAGCACGCCGCTGCACTGCGCCATCTCCGCGGGCGCCGCCGCCGGGGGCATCGTGGAGCTCCTCACCGAGGCGCCGGGCGTCAACCTCGCCGCCACCAACAGCCAGGGCTTCACCTTGCTGCACCACGCGTCCCTCAAGGGCCACACGCT GGCCATCCGGAGGATTCTGGCCGGGGCGCGGCAGCTGGTGGACGCCAAGAAGGAGGACGGCTTCACAGCGCTGCACCTGGCCGCCCTCAACAACCACCGGGAGGCGGCACAGATTCTTATCCAAGAG ggCCGCTGCGACGTCAACGTCCGGAACCGCAAGCTGCAGTCGCCGCTGCACCTGGCCGTGCAGCGGGCCCACGCGGGGCTGGTGCCCCTGCTGGTGGACGCCGGCTGCGGCGTCAACACGGAGGACGAGCACGGGGACACGGCCCTGCACGTGGCTCTGCAGCGCCACCACCTGGCGCCCCTGGTGGCCGACGGGGCCGGGGGGGACCCGGGGCCTTTGCAGATTCTGTCCAGG CTGCAGGCCTCGGGGCTCCCGGCCAGCGTGGAGCTGACGGTGGGCGTGGCAGTCGCCTGCTTCCTGGCGCTGGAGGGCGCGGACGTGAACTACACCAATCACCGCGGCCGGAGCCCGCTGGACCTGGCCGCTGAGGGCCGAGTGCTCAAGGCCCTGCAGAGCTGCGCTCAGCGCTTCCG GGAGCGGCAGGCGGGCGGGGGCCCGCCTCCGggccccaggctggtgctcagcatCCCCAACACGGTGACGAACCTGCACGTGGCGGCGCCGTCGGGGCCCGAGGCGGCAGAGTGCCTGGTGTGCTCGGAGCTGGCGCTGCTGGTGCTGTTCTCGCCGTGCCAGCACCGCACGGTGTGCGAGG agtGCGCGCGCAGGATGAAGAAGTGCATCAGGTGCCAGGTGGTCATCAGCAAGAAGCTGCGACCCG ATGGCACGGAGGTGGCCAGCGCGGTCCCCGCGCCCGGCCCGCCGAGGCAGCTGGTGGAGGAGCTGCAGAGCCGCTACCGGCAGATGGAGGAGCGCATCACCTGCCCCATCTGCATCGACAGCCACATCCGCCTCGTGTTCCAGTGCGGCCACGGCGCCTGCGCGCCCTGCGGCGCGGCGCTCAGCGCCTGCCCCATCTGCCGCCAGCCCATCCGCGACCGCATCCAGATCTTCGTCTAG
- the MIB2 gene encoding E3 ubiquitin-protein ligase MIB2 isoform X3, translated as MDPDPQAGVQVGMRVVRGVDWKWGQQDGGEGGVGTVVELGRHGSPSTPDRTVVVQWDHGTRTNYRAGYQGAHDLLLYDNAQIGVRHPNVICDCCKKHGLRGMRWKCRVCPDYDLCTQCYLSDKHDLAHAFERYETAHSRPVTLTPRQGLPKIPLRGIFQGAKVVRGPDWEWGSQDGGEGKPGRVVDIRGWDVETGRSVASVTWADGTTNVYRVGHKGKVDLKCVGEAAGGLYYKEHLPRLGKPAELQRRVSVDGQPFQHGDKVPCPLDTDILRELQEGLGGRSPRMAEALGRVGKVVKVFGDGNLRVAVGGQLWTFSPSCLVAHRPEGDCNLDVAEHTREHRSSLSAALDKLRAQKSDPERPGRLVVEVALGSRARALDLLRRHPEQVDTKNQGRTALQVAAYLGQVELVRLLLQARAGMDLPDEEGNTALHYAALGNQPEAARVLLTAGCRPNALNGARTTALHMAVQRGFLEVARVLCELGCDVNLPDAQGSTPLHCAISAGAAAGGIVELLTEAPGVNLAATNSQGFTLLHHASLKGHTLAIRRILAGARQLVDAKKEDGFTALHLAALNNHREAAQILIQEGRCDVNVRNRKLQSPLHLAVQRAHAGLVPLLVDAGCGVNTEDEHGDTALHVALQRHHLAPLVADGAGGDPGPLQILSRLQASGLPASVELTVGVAVACFLALEGADVNYTNHRGRSPLDLAAEGRVLKALQSCAQRFRERQAGGGPPPGPRLVLSIPNTVTNLHVAAPSGPEAAECLVCSELALLVLFSPCQHRTVCEECARRMKKCIRCQVVISKKLRPDGTEVASAVPAPGPPRQLVEELQSRYRQMEERITCPICIDSHIRLVFQCGHGACAPCGAALSACPICRQPIRDRIQIFV; from the exons ATGGACCCAGACCCCCAGGCAGGCGTTCAGGTGGGCATGCGCGTGGTGCGCGGTGTGGACTGGAAGTGGGGCCAGCAGGACGGCGGTGAGGGCGGCGTGGGCACGGTGGTGGAGCTCGGCCGCCACGGCAGCCCCTCGACCCCCGACCGCACGGTGGTCGTGCAGTGGGACCACGGCACCCGCACCAACTACCGCGCGGGCTACCAGGGCGCGCACGACCTGCTGCTCTACGACAACGCCCAAATCG gcgtGCGGCACCCCAACGTCATCTGCGATTGCTGCAAGAAGCACGGGCTACGGGGCATGCGCTGGAAGTGCCGCGTCTGCCCCGACTACGACCTGTGCACGCAGTGCTACCTGAGCGACAAGCACGACCTCGCGCACGCCTTCGAGCGCTACGAGACGGCCCACTCGCGCCC GGTCACGCTGACTCCCCGCCAGGGCCTCCCCAAGATCCCACTGAGGGGCATCTTCCAGGGGGCGAAGGTGGTGCGGGGCCCCGACTGGGAGTGGGGCTCGCAGGACG gaggggaagggaagccagGCCGAGTGGTGGACATTCGTGGCTGGGATGTGGAGACGGGCCGGAGTGTGGCCAGCGTGACGTGGGCTGACGGCACCACCAATGTCTACCGCGTGGGTCACAAGGGCAAGGTGGACCTCAAGTGTGTGGGCGAGGCAGCCGGCGGCCTCTACTACAAGGAGCACCTCCCGAGGCTTG GCAAGCCGGCAGAGCTGCAGCGCAGGGTGAGTGTGGACGGCCAGCCCTTCCAGCACGGGGACAAGGTGCCGTGCCCGCTGGACACAGACATCCTGAGGGAGCTGCAGGAAGGCCTCGGCGGGCGGAGCCCCAGGATGGCGGAG GCCCTGGGCCGCGTGGGGAAGGTGGTGAAGGTCTTCGGAGACGGGAACCTGCGCGTGGCGGTCGGCGGTCAGCTGTGGACCTTCAGCCCCTCCTGCCTGGTGGCCCACCGGCCCGAGGGGGACTGCAACCTGGACGTGGCCGAGCACACCCGGGAGCACAGAA GCTCCCTGAGCGCCGCCCTGGACAAGCTGCGTGCCCAGAAGAGCGACCCGGAGCGCCCGGGGAGGCTGGTGgtggaggtggccctgggcagccggGCCCGGGCCCTGGACCTGCTTCGGAGGCACCCTGAGCAG GTGGACACCAAGAACCAGGGCAGGACCGCCCTGCAGGTGGCTGCCTACCTGGGCCAGGTGGAGCTGGTGCGTCTGCTGCTGCAGGCCCGGGCGGGCATGGACCTGCCGGACGAGGAGGGCAACACGGCCCTGCACTATGCGGCGCTGGG GAACCAGCCCGAGGCCGCCCGCGTGCTCCTGACCGCGGGGTGCCGCCCCAACGCCCTCAACGGCGCCCGGACCACCGCGCTGCACATGGCCGTGCAgaggggcttcctggaggtggcGAGGGTCCTCTGCGAGCTGGGCTGCGACGTGAACCTGCCC GACGCCCAAGGGAGCACGCCGCTGCACTGCGCCATCTCCGCGGGCGCCGCCGCCGGGGGCATCGTGGAGCTCCTCACCGAGGCGCCGGGCGTCAACCTCGCCGCCACCAACAGCCAGGGCTTCACCTTGCTGCACCACGCGTCCCTCAAGGGCCACACGCT GGCCATCCGGAGGATTCTGGCCGGGGCGCGGCAGCTGGTGGACGCCAAGAAGGAGGACGGCTTCACAGCGCTGCACCTGGCCGCCCTCAACAACCACCGGGAGGCGGCACAGATTCTTATCCAAGAG ggCCGCTGCGACGTCAACGTCCGGAACCGCAAGCTGCAGTCGCCGCTGCACCTGGCCGTGCAGCGGGCCCACGCGGGGCTGGTGCCCCTGCTGGTGGACGCCGGCTGCGGCGTCAACACGGAGGACGAGCACGGGGACACGGCCCTGCACGTGGCTCTGCAGCGCCACCACCTGGCGCCCCTGGTGGCCGACGGGGCCGGGGGGGACCCGGGGCCTTTGCAGATTCTGTCCAGG CTGCAGGCCTCGGGGCTCCCGGCCAGCGTGGAGCTGACGGTGGGCGTGGCAGTCGCCTGCTTCCTGGCGCTGGAGGGCGCGGACGTGAACTACACCAATCACCGCGGCCGGAGCCCGCTGGACCTGGCCGCTGAGGGCCGAGTGCTCAAGGCCCTGCAGAGCTGCGCTCAGCGCTTCCG GGAGCGGCAGGCGGGCGGGGGCCCGCCTCCGggccccaggctggtgctcagcatCCCCAACACGGTGACGAACCTGCACGTGGCGGCGCCGTCGGGGCCCGAGGCGGCAGAGTGCCTGGTGTGCTCGGAGCTGGCGCTGCTGGTGCTGTTCTCGCCGTGCCAGCACCGCACGGTGTGCGAGG agtGCGCGCGCAGGATGAAGAAGTGCATCAGGTGCCAGGTGGTCATCAGCAAGAAGCTGCGACCCG ATGGCACGGAGGTGGCCAGCGCGGTCCCCGCGCCCGGCCCGCCGAGGCAGCTGGTGGAGGAGCTGCAGAGCCGCTACCGGCAGATGGAGGAGCGCATCACCTGCCCCATCTGCATCGACAGCCACATCCGCCTCGTGTTCCAGTGCGGCCACGGCGCCTGCGCGCCCTGCGGCGCGGCGCTCAGCGCCTGCCCCATCTGCCGCCAGCCCATCCGCGACCGCATCCAGATCTTCGTCTAG
- the MMP23B gene encoding matrix metalloproteinase-23 isoform X2: MARGPCVSRASWGTLGPAGRLGALLGALCLLPVLALLARIGPPAAWPSATAAQGEATPRPAGVPTIPGPGPLPHQAPRRRRYTLTPARLRWDHFNLTYRILSFPRNLLSPRETRQGLAAAFRMWSEVSPFSFREVAAEQPSDLRIGFYAANHTDCLVSALHHCFDGPTGELAHAFFPPHGGIHFDDSEYWVLGPTRYSWKKGCLDRLFVCSSWARRGFCDARRRLMKRLCPSSCDFCYEFPFPTVAATAPPPRTKTRLVPEGRNVTFRCGQKILHKKGKVHWYKDQEPLEFSYPGYLALGEAHLSIIANAINEGTYTCVVRRRQRVLSTYSWRVRVRS, from the exons ATGGCCCGCGGGCCCTGTGTCTCCCGGGCGTCCTGGGGCACCCTcgggccggccggccggctggGGGCCCTGCTGGGCGCCCTGTGCCTGCTGCCTGTCCTGGCGCTGCTGGCCCGGATCGGGCCCCCCGCCGCCTGGCCCTCCGCGACCGCAGCGCAG GGAGAGGCCACGCCCCGCCCCGCGGGGGTCCCCACTATCCCAGGGCCCGGCCCGCTGCCCCACCAGGCACCCCGCAGGCGCCGGTACACGCTGACCCCGGCCAGGCTGCGCTGGGACCACTTCAACCTCACGTACAG GATCTTATCCTTCCCGCGGAACCTGCTGAGCCCCAGGGAGACCCGGCAGGGCCTGGCCGCCGCCTTCCGCATGTGGAGTGAGGTGTCCCCGTTCAGCTTCCGCGAGGTGGCCGCCGAGCAGCCCAGCGACCTCCGAATAG GCTTCTACGCGGCCAACCACACAGACTGCCTGGTGTCCGCGCTACACCACTGCTTCGACGGCCCCACGGGCGAGCTGGCCCACGCCTTCTTCCCCCCGCACGGCGGCATCCACTTTGACGACAGCGAGTACTGGGTCCTGGGCCCCACGCGCTACAGCTGGAAGAAAG GCTGCCTGGACCGGCTGTTCGTGTGCTCGTCCTGGGCGCGGAGGGGCTTTTGCGACGCCCGCCGCCGGCTCATGAAGAGGCTGTGCCCGAGCAGCTGCGACTTCTGCTACG AGTTCCCCTTTCCCACGGTGGCCGCCACCGCGCCGCCCCCCAGGACCAAAACCCGCCTGGTGCCCGAGGGCAGGAACGTGACCTTCCGCTGCGGCCAGAAGATCCTGCACAAGAAAGGCAAAGTGCA TTGGTACAAGGACCAGGAGCCGCTCGAGTTCTCCTACCCCGGCTACCTGGCTCTGGGCGAGGCGCACCTGAGCATCATCGCCAACGCCATCAACGAGGGCACCTACACGTGCGTGGTGCGCCGGCGGCAGCGCGTGCTCAGCACCTACTCCTGGCGAGTGCGCGTGCGCAGCTGA
- the MMP23B gene encoding matrix metalloproteinase-23 isoform X1 gives MARGPCVSRASWGTLGPAGRLGALLGALCLLPVLALLARIGPPAAWPSATAAQGEATPRPAGVPTIPGPGPLPHQAPRRRRYTLTPARLRWDHFNLTYRILSFPRNLLSPRETRQGLAAAFRMWSEVSPFSFREVAAEQPSDLRIGFYAANHTDCLVSALHHCFDGPTGELAHAFFPPHGGIHFDDSEYWVLGPTRYSWKKGVWLTDLVHVAAHEIGHALGLMHSQHGRALMHLNATLRGWKALSQDELWGLHRLYGCLDRLFVCSSWARRGFCDARRRLMKRLCPSSCDFCYEFPFPTVAATAPPPRTKTRLVPEGRNVTFRCGQKILHKKGKVHWYKDQEPLEFSYPGYLALGEAHLSIIANAINEGTYTCVVRRRQRVLSTYSWRVRVRS, from the exons ATGGCCCGCGGGCCCTGTGTCTCCCGGGCGTCCTGGGGCACCCTcgggccggccggccggctggGGGCCCTGCTGGGCGCCCTGTGCCTGCTGCCTGTCCTGGCGCTGCTGGCCCGGATCGGGCCCCCCGCCGCCTGGCCCTCCGCGACCGCAGCGCAG GGAGAGGCCACGCCCCGCCCCGCGGGGGTCCCCACTATCCCAGGGCCCGGCCCGCTGCCCCACCAGGCACCCCGCAGGCGCCGGTACACGCTGACCCCGGCCAGGCTGCGCTGGGACCACTTCAACCTCACGTACAG GATCTTATCCTTCCCGCGGAACCTGCTGAGCCCCAGGGAGACCCGGCAGGGCCTGGCCGCCGCCTTCCGCATGTGGAGTGAGGTGTCCCCGTTCAGCTTCCGCGAGGTGGCCGCCGAGCAGCCCAGCGACCTCCGAATAG GCTTCTACGCGGCCAACCACACAGACTGCCTGGTGTCCGCGCTACACCACTGCTTCGACGGCCCCACGGGCGAGCTGGCCCACGCCTTCTTCCCCCCGCACGGCGGCATCCACTTTGACGACAGCGAGTACTGGGTCCTGGGCCCCACGCGCTACAGCTGGAAGAAAG GAGTGTGGCTCACCGACCTGGTGCACGTGGCGGCCCACGAGATCGGCCACGCGCTGGGCCTGATGCACTCGCAGCACGGCCGCGCGCTCATGCACCTCAACGCCACGCTGCGCGGCTGGAAGGCGCTGTCGCAGGACGAGCTGTGGGGGCTGCACCGGCTCTACG GCTGCCTGGACCGGCTGTTCGTGTGCTCGTCCTGGGCGCGGAGGGGCTTTTGCGACGCCCGCCGCCGGCTCATGAAGAGGCTGTGCCCGAGCAGCTGCGACTTCTGCTACG AGTTCCCCTTTCCCACGGTGGCCGCCACCGCGCCGCCCCCCAGGACCAAAACCCGCCTGGTGCCCGAGGGCAGGAACGTGACCTTCCGCTGCGGCCAGAAGATCCTGCACAAGAAAGGCAAAGTGCA TTGGTACAAGGACCAGGAGCCGCTCGAGTTCTCCTACCCCGGCTACCTGGCTCTGGGCGAGGCGCACCTGAGCATCATCGCCAACGCCATCAACGAGGGCACCTACACGTGCGTGGTGCGCCGGCGGCAGCGCGTGCTCAGCACCTACTCCTGGCGAGTGCGCGTGCGCAGCTGA
- the MIB2 gene encoding E3 ubiquitin-protein ligase MIB2 isoform X1, producing MDPDPQAGVQVGMRVVRGVDWKWGQQDGGEGGVGTVVELGRHGSPSTPDRTVVVQWDHGTRTNYRAGYQGAHDLLLYDNAQIGVRHPNVICDCCKKHGLRGMRWKCRVCPDYDLCTQCYLSDKHDLAHAFERYETAHSRPVTLTPRQGLPKIPLRGIFQGAKVVRGPDWEWGSQDGGEGKPGRVVDIRGWDVETGRSVASVTWADGTTNVYRVGHKGKVDLKCVGEAAGGLYYKEHLPRLGKPAELQRRVSVDGQPFQHGDKVPCPLDTDILRELQEGLGGRSPRMAEHNSFRAGDVVRVVDGLDTVKQLQAGHGEWTEDMAPALGRVGKVVKVFGDGNLRVAVGGQLWTFSPSCLVAHRPEGDCNLDVAEHTREHRSAGTSWRWAVGGGATRGSPDPRLLAPGSLSAALDKLRAQKSDPERPGRLVVEVALGSRARALDLLRRHPEQVDTKNQGRTALQVAAYLGQVELVRLLLQARAGMDLPDEEGNTALHYAALGNQPEAARVLLTAGCRPNALNGARTTALHMAVQRGFLEVARVLCELGCDVNLPDAQGSTPLHCAISAGAAAGGIVELLTEAPGVNLAATNSQGFTLLHHASLKGHTLAIRRILAGARQLVDAKKEDGFTALHLAALNNHREAAQILIQEGRCDVNVRNRKLQSPLHLAVQRAHAGLVPLLVDAGCGVNTEDEHGDTALHVALQRHHLAPLVADGAGGDPGPLQILSRLQASGLPASVELTVGVAVACFLALEGADVNYTNHRGRSPLDLAAEGRVLKALQSCAQRFRERQAGGGPPPGPRLVLSIPNTVTNLHVAAPSGPEAAECLVCSELALLVLFSPCQHRTVCEECARRMKKCIRCQVVISKKLRPDGTEVASAVPAPGPPRQLVEELQSRYRQMEERITCPICIDSHIRLVFQCGHGACAPCGAALSACPICRQPIRDRIQIFV from the exons ATGGACCCAGACCCCCAGGCAGGCGTTCAGGTGGGCATGCGCGTGGTGCGCGGTGTGGACTGGAAGTGGGGCCAGCAGGACGGCGGTGAGGGCGGCGTGGGCACGGTGGTGGAGCTCGGCCGCCACGGCAGCCCCTCGACCCCCGACCGCACGGTGGTCGTGCAGTGGGACCACGGCACCCGCACCAACTACCGCGCGGGCTACCAGGGCGCGCACGACCTGCTGCTCTACGACAACGCCCAAATCG gcgtGCGGCACCCCAACGTCATCTGCGATTGCTGCAAGAAGCACGGGCTACGGGGCATGCGCTGGAAGTGCCGCGTCTGCCCCGACTACGACCTGTGCACGCAGTGCTACCTGAGCGACAAGCACGACCTCGCGCACGCCTTCGAGCGCTACGAGACGGCCCACTCGCGCCC GGTCACGCTGACTCCCCGCCAGGGCCTCCCCAAGATCCCACTGAGGGGCATCTTCCAGGGGGCGAAGGTGGTGCGGGGCCCCGACTGGGAGTGGGGCTCGCAGGACG gaggggaagggaagccagGCCGAGTGGTGGACATTCGTGGCTGGGATGTGGAGACGGGCCGGAGTGTGGCCAGCGTGACGTGGGCTGACGGCACCACCAATGTCTACCGCGTGGGTCACAAGGGCAAGGTGGACCTCAAGTGTGTGGGCGAGGCAGCCGGCGGCCTCTACTACAAGGAGCACCTCCCGAGGCTTG GCAAGCCGGCAGAGCTGCAGCGCAGGGTGAGTGTGGACGGCCAGCCCTTCCAGCACGGGGACAAGGTGCCGTGCCCGCTGGACACAGACATCCTGAGGGAGCTGCAGGAAGGCCTCGGCGGGCGGAGCCCCAGGATGGCGGAG CACAACTCCTTCCGGGCGGGCGACGTGGTGCGGGTCGTCGATGGCCTCGACACGGTGAAGCAACTGCAGGCCGGCCACGGCGAGTGGACAGAAGACATGGCGCCC GCCCTGGGCCGCGTGGGGAAGGTGGTGAAGGTCTTCGGAGACGGGAACCTGCGCGTGGCGGTCGGCGGTCAGCTGTGGACCTTCAGCCCCTCCTGCCTGGTGGCCCACCGGCCCGAGGGGGACTGCAACCTGGACGTGGCCGAGCACACCCGGGAGCACAGAAGTGCGGGCACCTCGTGGCGGTGGGCGGTGGGTGGTGGGGCCACCCGGGGCAGCCCTGACCCTCGGCTTCTCGCCCCAGGCTCCCTGAGCGCCGCCCTGGACAAGCTGCGTGCCCAGAAGAGCGACCCGGAGCGCCCGGGGAGGCTGGTGgtggaggtggccctgggcagccggGCCCGGGCCCTGGACCTGCTTCGGAGGCACCCTGAGCAG GTGGACACCAAGAACCAGGGCAGGACCGCCCTGCAGGTGGCTGCCTACCTGGGCCAGGTGGAGCTGGTGCGTCTGCTGCTGCAGGCCCGGGCGGGCATGGACCTGCCGGACGAGGAGGGCAACACGGCCCTGCACTATGCGGCGCTGGG GAACCAGCCCGAGGCCGCCCGCGTGCTCCTGACCGCGGGGTGCCGCCCCAACGCCCTCAACGGCGCCCGGACCACCGCGCTGCACATGGCCGTGCAgaggggcttcctggaggtggcGAGGGTCCTCTGCGAGCTGGGCTGCGACGTGAACCTGCCC GACGCCCAAGGGAGCACGCCGCTGCACTGCGCCATCTCCGCGGGCGCCGCCGCCGGGGGCATCGTGGAGCTCCTCACCGAGGCGCCGGGCGTCAACCTCGCCGCCACCAACAGCCAGGGCTTCACCTTGCTGCACCACGCGTCCCTCAAGGGCCACACGCT GGCCATCCGGAGGATTCTGGCCGGGGCGCGGCAGCTGGTGGACGCCAAGAAGGAGGACGGCTTCACAGCGCTGCACCTGGCCGCCCTCAACAACCACCGGGAGGCGGCACAGATTCTTATCCAAGAG ggCCGCTGCGACGTCAACGTCCGGAACCGCAAGCTGCAGTCGCCGCTGCACCTGGCCGTGCAGCGGGCCCACGCGGGGCTGGTGCCCCTGCTGGTGGACGCCGGCTGCGGCGTCAACACGGAGGACGAGCACGGGGACACGGCCCTGCACGTGGCTCTGCAGCGCCACCACCTGGCGCCCCTGGTGGCCGACGGGGCCGGGGGGGACCCGGGGCCTTTGCAGATTCTGTCCAGG CTGCAGGCCTCGGGGCTCCCGGCCAGCGTGGAGCTGACGGTGGGCGTGGCAGTCGCCTGCTTCCTGGCGCTGGAGGGCGCGGACGTGAACTACACCAATCACCGCGGCCGGAGCCCGCTGGACCTGGCCGCTGAGGGCCGAGTGCTCAAGGCCCTGCAGAGCTGCGCTCAGCGCTTCCG GGAGCGGCAGGCGGGCGGGGGCCCGCCTCCGggccccaggctggtgctcagcatCCCCAACACGGTGACGAACCTGCACGTGGCGGCGCCGTCGGGGCCCGAGGCGGCAGAGTGCCTGGTGTGCTCGGAGCTGGCGCTGCTGGTGCTGTTCTCGCCGTGCCAGCACCGCACGGTGTGCGAGG agtGCGCGCGCAGGATGAAGAAGTGCATCAGGTGCCAGGTGGTCATCAGCAAGAAGCTGCGACCCG ATGGCACGGAGGTGGCCAGCGCGGTCCCCGCGCCCGGCCCGCCGAGGCAGCTGGTGGAGGAGCTGCAGAGCCGCTACCGGCAGATGGAGGAGCGCATCACCTGCCCCATCTGCATCGACAGCCACATCCGCCTCGTGTTCCAGTGCGGCCACGGCGCCTGCGCGCCCTGCGGCGCGGCGCTCAGCGCCTGCCCCATCTGCCGCCAGCCCATCCGCGACCGCATCCAGATCTTCGTCTAG